A genomic stretch from Candidatus Hydrogenisulfobacillus filiaventi includes:
- a CDS encoding conserved protein of unknown function (Evidence 4 : Unknown function but conserved in other organisms), with protein MASTDSMKDLLLARDYRRAVDEGRALLAEDPRNAQAWVFLGEGLEQLGQKRAAWACYNRGWMLDPAAGWVEAAKARLFPLAMGPLPGWLEELLAVPRVTVAAALIVHNEEKTLSKVLEAVKPAVDDIVVVDTGSQDATVEIAKAAGARVFSVEWQDDFSAARNAALAQVTSDWVLWVDGDEVLDSEDVEVPRTVAGLFDGLPEPVIMRIVQVNRLGNRWEPNYDMSRLHPARFGIRWWGRIHEQLGPPEGGVYAKSYPRPVVRIRLIHEGYQPEVMKAKGKLERNVRLLEKSVQDDPNDVASWGFLGRERYFLGQLDEAIDALYRAEQLAAQNPSYGRVAEVRQFLTEALLARDRVDEALAVAERAVAESANFPAAWYLLGKARLTKALALLRGAKEAFGKSLETAPTYRGIVSFDSDIARWKAPAAIADVLKLSGDWVGARAGYERVLSTAPELEIVRKQLEQMDRQIAALAHNVAITKAKG; from the coding sequence ATGGCCAGCACTGATTCCATGAAAGACTTGCTGTTAGCCCGGGATTACCGGCGCGCGGTAGATGAGGGCCGGGCCCTTCTTGCGGAGGATCCCCGCAACGCGCAAGCGTGGGTCTTTCTTGGGGAGGGGCTTGAGCAACTTGGGCAGAAACGAGCGGCCTGGGCGTGTTACAACCGGGGCTGGATGCTTGACCCGGCTGCCGGATGGGTCGAGGCAGCCAAGGCGCGGCTTTTCCCCTTGGCAATGGGCCCGTTGCCGGGCTGGCTCGAAGAGCTCCTGGCCGTGCCCCGGGTAACCGTTGCAGCCGCTCTTATCGTCCACAATGAGGAGAAGACCCTTTCCAAGGTGCTTGAGGCGGTGAAACCTGCGGTCGATGACATCGTAGTCGTAGACACGGGCAGTCAGGACGCGACGGTGGAGATCGCTAAAGCAGCGGGCGCCCGGGTGTTCTCGGTAGAGTGGCAGGATGACTTCAGTGCCGCCCGTAACGCAGCACTGGCTCAGGTGACCTCGGATTGGGTCCTGTGGGTGGATGGCGATGAGGTGCTGGATTCCGAAGACGTGGAGGTTCCGCGGACGGTAGCGGGGCTGTTCGACGGGTTACCGGAGCCGGTGATCATGCGGATTGTCCAGGTAAACCGGTTGGGGAACCGCTGGGAACCCAACTACGATATGTCCCGCCTTCATCCCGCTCGGTTCGGTATTCGCTGGTGGGGCCGCATTCATGAGCAACTCGGCCCGCCCGAGGGCGGGGTGTACGCCAAAAGCTATCCGCGTCCAGTGGTGCGCATCCGGCTGATCCACGAGGGCTATCAACCCGAGGTGATGAAGGCCAAAGGGAAGCTGGAGCGAAACGTCCGGCTATTGGAGAAGAGCGTTCAGGACGATCCCAACGATGTGGCGTCTTGGGGTTTCCTCGGCCGGGAACGTTACTTTTTGGGCCAACTAGATGAGGCCATCGACGCGCTGTATCGCGCCGAGCAATTGGCGGCGCAAAATCCCAGCTACGGTCGGGTGGCAGAGGTGCGGCAGTTCCTGACCGAGGCACTGCTGGCACGGGATCGGGTGGATGAGGCCCTGGCCGTGGCCGAGCGGGCCGTCGCCGAGTCGGCGAATTTCCCGGCGGCATGGTACCTTTTGGGGAAGGCCAGGTTAACCAAGGCGCTTGCGCTGTTACGGGGCGCGAAAGAAGCGTTTGGGAAGTCGCTTGAGACGGCGCCGACGTATCGGGGGATTGTGTCCTTTGATTCGGACATCGCGCGCTGGAAGGCCCCTGCCGCCATCGCGGACGTGCTGAAGCTTTCAGGGGACTGGGTCGGCGCTAGGGCGGGTTACGAGCGGGTGCTGTCGACTGCGCCGGAACTGGAGATTGTCAGGAAACAACTGGAACAGATGGATCGCCAAATCGCTGCCCTGGCCCACAACGTGGCTATAACCAAGGCAAAGGGGTGA
- a CDS encoding NAD-dependent dehydratase, with protein MKTALVTGAAGFMGSHLTDRLVAEGWQVWAVDNLATGSWDNLDPAYRERGVVTALEWDVTRDLSPEALRAAGLEHLDLVVHLASAASPVHYRRLALETLWVNSKGTGNALEVARAYGARFLLGSTSEAYGDPEVSPQPETYWGHVNPVGPRACYDESKRFGEALTMEYVRQYGLDARILRFFNCYGPRMQVGDGRVVPNFVSQALQGEPLTVYGDGSQTRSFCYVSDEVEAIWRIANAPGLAGEIFNVGNPEERTILDFARAVAAVAGVELKVTYRPLPPDDPTNRCPDISKARRLLGWEPVVSLEEGLAATFAYFRALPAVGGRQG; from the coding sequence GTGAAGACGGCATTGGTGACCGGCGCGGCCGGGTTTATGGGCAGTCATCTGACCGACCGCCTGGTGGCGGAAGGCTGGCAGGTCTGGGCGGTGGACAACCTCGCCACCGGCAGCTGGGACAACCTCGACCCGGCCTACCGGGAGCGGGGGGTGGTCACCGCCCTCGAATGGGACGTCACCCGCGACCTCTCGCCGGAGGCGCTGCGGGCGGCGGGGCTGGAGCACCTGGACCTGGTGGTGCACCTGGCCTCCGCTGCCTCGCCGGTGCACTACCGGCGGCTGGCGCTGGAGACGCTGTGGGTCAATTCCAAGGGCACCGGCAACGCCCTGGAGGTGGCGCGGGCTTACGGGGCGCGCTTCCTGCTGGGGTCGACCTCGGAGGCTTACGGCGACCCCGAGGTCTCCCCCCAGCCCGAGACCTACTGGGGGCACGTGAACCCGGTGGGGCCCCGGGCCTGCTATGACGAATCCAAGCGCTTCGGCGAGGCCCTGACCATGGAGTATGTGCGCCAGTACGGGCTGGATGCCCGCATCCTGCGCTTCTTCAACTGCTACGGCCCGCGCATGCAGGTGGGCGACGGGCGGGTGGTGCCCAACTTCGTGAGCCAGGCCTTGCAGGGGGAGCCCCTCACCGTGTATGGGGACGGCAGCCAGACCCGCAGCTTCTGCTACGTCTCCGACGAGGTGGAGGCCATCTGGCGCATCGCCAACGCGCCCGGCCTGGCCGGGGAGATCTTCAACGTCGGCAACCCCGAGGAGCGCACCATCCTCGATTTCGCGCGCGCGGTGGCGGCGGTGGCGGGGGTGGAGCTCAAGGTGACCTACCGGCCCCTGCCCCCCGACGACCCCACCAACCGCTGCCCGGACATCTCCAAGGCCCGGCGCCTGTTGGGCTGGGAGCCGGTGGTGAGCCTGGAGGAGGGGCTGGCGGCCACCTTTGCCTACTTCCGGGCGCTGCCGGCGGTGGGGGGACGCCAGGGATGA
- a CDS encoding UDP-glucose 4-epimerase, which translates to MRVVVTGGAGFIGSHLVPRLVARGHQVTVVDNLSAGRRERVPEGARLLVADVRLTAAWVPRLPEGADVLIHLAAQASVPLGEAHPREDFAANAEGTLAALEAALTLGVREVRFASSAAVYGDPARLPVPEEAPTVPRSFYGVHKLLGEGLVAHWGERYGMRTVILRLANVYGPGQGVTGEGGVVAVFLDALRRGRLPVLHGDGRQTRDFVAVEDVAAAFLHRLGESPSVRVNVATGIGTSIGELWQQMAALAGVDPARVRRGPARVGDIRHSRLDPERARAWGFAPRIRLEDGLRRLWETAAPAVAAGEEQQL; encoded by the coding sequence GTGCGGGTGGTGGTGACGGGGGGGGCCGGCTTCATTGGCTCCCACCTGGTGCCGCGCCTGGTGGCCCGCGGCCATCAGGTGACGGTGGTGGACAACCTGTCTGCGGGGCGCCGGGAGCGGGTGCCGGAGGGGGCCCGCCTGCTGGTGGCCGACGTGCGGCTGACCGCCGCCTGGGTGCCGCGGCTGCCGGAAGGGGCGGACGTGCTCATCCACTTGGCCGCCCAGGCCAGCGTCCCCTTGGGCGAGGCCCATCCGCGCGAGGATTTCGCCGCCAACGCCGAGGGTACGCTGGCCGCCCTGGAGGCGGCCCTGACGCTGGGCGTACGTGAGGTCCGCTTCGCCTCCAGTGCCGCCGTCTACGGGGATCCGGCCCGCTTGCCGGTGCCGGAGGAGGCCCCGACCGTGCCCCGCTCCTTCTACGGGGTGCATAAGCTCCTGGGCGAGGGGCTGGTGGCGCACTGGGGGGAGCGTTACGGCATGCGCACCGTCATCCTACGCCTGGCCAATGTCTACGGCCCCGGCCAGGGCGTGACGGGGGAAGGCGGGGTGGTGGCGGTCTTCTTGGACGCCCTGCGACGGGGACGGCTGCCGGTGCTGCACGGCGACGGCCGCCAGACGCGGGACTTCGTGGCGGTGGAGGACGTGGCTGCCGCCTTCCTGCATCGGCTGGGGGAGAGCCCCAGCGTGCGGGTCAACGTGGCGACCGGCATCGGCACCTCCATTGGGGAGCTGTGGCAACAGATGGCGGCGCTGGCGGGGGTGGACCCGGCGCGGGTGCGGCGGGGGCCGGCCCGGGTGGGGGACATCCGCCACAGCCGGCTGGACCCGGAACGGGCGCGGGCCTGGGGCTTTGCGCCCCGCATCCGGCTGGAGGACGGCCTCCGGCGCTTGTGGGAGACGGCGGCGCCGGCGGTGGCGGCGGGAGAGGAGCAGCAGCTATGA
- a CDS encoding Glyco_trans_2-like domain-containing protein has translation MTAPAGEGLTVSVVIPAYNQGPYLARTLEALWAQTRLPDEVIVVDDGSTDDTPAVLEAVQAAGTPVPLLVIRQPNRGPGAARNRGVAAARGAILAFTDADAVPRPEWIQEGLQPFLHHPDVAGVEGRVYDDAQPEARPRPFTHQVRNLYGGQYLTCNMFYRREALERAGGFDDRFPVPFREDTDLALTVLEQGGRIVFQPRAVVDHPPRPSSIRGVLGEARRHMADARLWAKHGARLRAGLGGFLPPSELLVTAGDLLVPAGAVLGSWVLVLAGSLAWLFGVPRVVLGWLEGKAYDVREYALVVGLSLVLPVLCLGYRLAGWVQLKAGGALAAPRPPVL, from the coding sequence ATGACCGCCCCGGCCGGGGAGGGCCTCACGGTCTCGGTGGTGATCCCGGCCTACAATCAGGGGCCCTACCTGGCCCGCACCCTGGAGGCCCTCTGGGCCCAGACCCGGCTGCCGGACGAGGTGATTGTGGTGGACGATGGCTCCACCGACGACACCCCGGCCGTGCTGGAGGCGGTGCAGGCCGCCGGGACGCCGGTGCCGCTGCTGGTCATCCGGCAACCCAACCGGGGTCCGGGCGCGGCCCGCAACCGGGGGGTGGCGGCTGCCCGCGGCGCCATCCTCGCCTTCACCGACGCGGATGCTGTCCCCCGCCCGGAGTGGATTCAGGAAGGTCTCCAGCCCTTTTTGCACCACCCGGACGTGGCCGGGGTAGAGGGACGGGTGTACGATGACGCCCAACCGGAGGCGCGCCCGCGTCCCTTCACCCATCAGGTGCGCAACCTCTACGGGGGACAGTACCTGACCTGCAACATGTTCTACCGCCGGGAGGCCCTGGAGCGGGCGGGGGGCTTCGATGACCGCTTCCCGGTCCCCTTCCGGGAGGACACCGACCTGGCGCTGACCGTGCTGGAACAGGGCGGGCGCATCGTCTTCCAGCCGCGGGCGGTGGTGGACCATCCGCCTCGGCCCAGCAGCATCCGGGGGGTGCTGGGGGAGGCCCGCCGCCACATGGCGGACGCCCGCCTCTGGGCCAAGCACGGGGCCCGGCTGCGGGCGGGGCTGGGCGGCTTCCTGCCCCCCAGCGAGTTGCTGGTGACCGCCGGCGACCTGCTGGTGCCGGCCGGGGCGGTTCTGGGGTCCTGGGTGCTGGTGCTGGCCGGCAGCCTGGCCTGGCTGTTCGGGGTGCCGCGGGTGGTGCTGGGCTGGCTGGAGGGCAAGGCGTACGACGTGCGCGAGTACGCGCTGGTAGTGGGGCTTTCTCTGGTGCTGCCGGTGTTGTGCCTGGGCTACCGCTTGGCGGGCTGGGTGCAGCTCAAGGCCGGGGGGGCGCTGGCCGCCCCCCGGCCGCCGGTGCTGTAA
- a CDS encoding putative Glycos_transf_1 domain-containing protein (Evidence 3 : Putative function from multiple computational evidences), whose amino-acid sequence MSVAAAAASVSTVWVLPHAGFDQAAWLASWAAPALAAEGMALTVVPMRPRPAGRAPLPPLPGVTVLDPPLGSGPLSGLAMTGLLRRILGQYDQVLVSQDLALEVAALTAARGLRRRGHLVLVAHLALNHLLSAQGEHRVGRLRAQLKKLYPTFDRVFTVSRAVTDDLHDEFDVCKGRQQVLTPPVPEDLKTARERPLPAGWPGDKGRPVTVTLGDLDVGRGVPVLLEAAARLAQQGRPLIVAVLGEGPERGALEARARELGLDAVFPSWPADWAAWLGHADLYVGPQYWDGAGLDYWAAMAAGVPAVGTDAPVAIREVTGGAAELVEIGEPEALAAAMAHVLDHPDLARRQVEFGRVRAAKAFASARQGWLEAAVKPFVQQPV is encoded by the coding sequence ATGAGTGTAGCGGCAGCGGCGGCGTCGGTGTCCACGGTCTGGGTCCTGCCCCACGCGGGCTTCGACCAGGCGGCCTGGCTGGCCTCCTGGGCCGCGCCTGCCCTGGCGGCGGAAGGGATGGCCCTTACGGTGGTGCCCATGCGCCCGCGGCCGGCGGGGCGGGCCCCCCTGCCCCCCCTGCCGGGGGTGACGGTGCTGGACCCGCCCCTGGGCTCGGGTCCCTTGTCGGGTCTGGCTATGACCGGCCTCCTGCGGCGCATCCTGGGGCAGTACGACCAGGTGCTGGTGAGCCAGGACCTGGCCCTGGAGGTGGCGGCCCTCACCGCCGCCCGGGGGCTGCGCCGGCGGGGGCACCTGGTGCTGGTGGCCCACCTGGCCCTGAATCACCTGCTGTCGGCCCAGGGCGAGCACCGGGTCGGACGCCTGCGGGCGCAGCTGAAGAAGCTCTACCCCACCTTCGACCGGGTGTTCACGGTCAGCCGGGCGGTGACGGACGACCTGCATGACGAGTTTGATGTCTGCAAGGGGCGCCAGCAGGTGCTCACCCCGCCCGTGCCCGAGGACCTGAAGACGGCCCGCGAGCGGCCGCTGCCGGCCGGCTGGCCTGGCGATAAGGGCCGGCCGGTCACGGTCACCCTGGGCGACCTCGATGTCGGCCGGGGTGTGCCGGTGCTGCTGGAGGCGGCGGCGCGGCTCGCGCAGCAGGGCCGGCCCCTCATCGTGGCCGTGCTGGGTGAGGGGCCGGAGCGGGGGGCCCTGGAGGCGCGGGCCCGCGAGCTGGGGCTGGATGCCGTCTTCCCCAGTTGGCCGGCGGATTGGGCGGCCTGGCTGGGCCATGCCGACCTCTATGTGGGCCCCCAGTACTGGGACGGGGCCGGCCTCGATTACTGGGCGGCCATGGCGGCCGGGGTCCCGGCGGTGGGGACCGATGCGCCGGTGGCCATCCGGGAGGTGACGGGCGGCGCCGCCGAACTGGTGGAGATCGGGGAGCCGGAGGCGCTGGCCGCGGCCATGGCCCATGTCCTGGACCATCCTGACCTGGCCCGGCGGCAGGTGGAATTTGGTCGCGTGCGCGCGGCCAAGGCCTTCGCATCCGCCCGTCAGGGATGGCTGGAAGCGGCTGTGAAGCCGTTTGTGCAACAACCGGTCTAG
- a CDS encoding protein of unknown function (Evidence 5 : Unknown function): MRPRGGRGAPIAAVPGAGSRIPYEPTSENPERSCDPNPSERRHNVLRTNVRLCSPCFPCLGGTGSGSPHRCRRGDAPGRLNSNSPLVRHELYDVREESPASGS; the protein is encoded by the coding sequence TTGCGTCCGCGGGGCGGACGGGGCGCTCCCATCGCCGCCGTTCCCGGCGCCGGTTCCCGGATTCCATACGAACCGACTTCCGAAAATCCGGAACGCAGCTGCGACCCCAATCCTTCGGAACGTCGTCACAACGTCCTTCGGACCAATGTGCGTCTATGTAGCCCCTGTTTCCCCTGCCTGGGAGGGACCGGCTCCGGCTCCCCACACCGTTGCCGTCGAGGGGACGCACCAGGCAGACTTAACAGCAACTCGCCCCTCGTTCGCCATGAGTTATACGACGTCCGGGAGGAATCTCCTGCCTCGGGATCATGA
- a CDS encoding protein of unknown function (Evidence 5 : Unknown function) gives MRPLDGNGVGSRSRSLPGRGNRGYIDAHWSEGRCDDVPKDWGRSCVPDFRKSVRMESGNRRRERRRWERPVRPADARASAGLVPIKVRTIPHKEVQNSPMAKKLRGRRTALSLLSALSMGAMMAAPAASAMAASPADVSATQLAGNTRYGTAVKIAEQMYPGGPSSHTVVITSGADANLVDALTAAPLARALHAPILLAQSPTELGSDVLSYISSNGITKVVLIGAVGANASTIESQLPSGVSVVGNYSGATRFQTAAAIAEALLSLEGKTSFSTVFVASGEQNNLIDALAGDPVAARLGDPILLAASSGSTLPSAREQSLLSGSSQQFVLGAAASYPVTTTMNGAVKLFGNSRFSTATAIDTYSAFVPSGGYSTIVVANGAQSHLVDAIAGGPLAAKDNAALVLVNDSAVPDSTSLFLQNSTYDQASTLLVLGGPASIPSSTVQAVSGLVGLTTNQQQVPAEVKLTAASANLLADGSAKDTITVSVLDANGNVVRNFNGSVTVASTTNDIYKATGNVSSTTVNITNGVGTFQVEAGTSVGESISLTPSALSPVTTTNNIVYSAVTVTETAPSATQLALTVETGSPTALSANTQTPTTLVLSVEDAAGNTFSGAPGEYVTVSVAGQGTLVGGATSETVFVSQTSTVVVESVTGTAGTITVAAGASGLTSASLSIPTYVNTAPASLAISATTGTDSNGNPYTEYTVSVLDTNGHLISYDSGTINVSANVPVNLASPSSITTSSPSIFLGSVSSTGTFTSATVVSGTLQATFQNGVYTFAVETDKVGSSPVTITVKDTTDNLTASASYTLVPGAATGVTVTPSSTAVYDVEPGQSFTFMAQLVDAYQNAVSEAGQSVVFGFTGTNSAGATLPNGLSSGTYTVTTGSSGTAAVTVTVPSGASAGTSFQLEATYNSGSVSGPTITVVSPVAYVNLLAVTGTPTQPVTAGYAVPTFYVSSEYAAGVFTSGASTGDTLQITTSNSGVVTLESGGVAVTALTVTATASSNGVAVTSTTGPSAWGLSAEQAGTATITVTDISNPSKPSVSFTVSVEPGQATTSPLIEYNGKPISSTNELTVAANTPVALQLVNVDAGGNPVPVAGSEPLWVALSAAVGNFEATDGGATVNAVYIPAGQDSTTIYFVAPTATTISGGLNAGDITVTVAPAAATLNTTTPSGTFTITVAAPSWSTVSVSGLTLVLSEVYSSGATLAISPSSTLTTNSSGQATFTATAGSSPAGSVTVYATISGTSNAGMTDITE, from the coding sequence GTGCGTCCCCTCGACGGCAACGGTGTGGGGAGCCGGAGCCGGTCCCTCCCAGGCAGGGGAAACAGGGGCTACATAGACGCACATTGGTCCGAAGGACGTTGTGACGACGTTCCGAAGGATTGGGGTCGCAGCTGCGTTCCGGATTTTCGGAAGTCGGTTCGTATGGAATCCGGGAACCGGCGCCGGGAACGGCGGCGATGGGAGCGCCCCGTCCGCCCCGCGGACGCAAGAGCCTCTGCGGGCCTGGTTCCCATAAAAGTAAGGACTATTCCCCACAAGGAGGTCCAAAACTCGCCTATGGCTAAGAAACTGCGCGGACGTCGGACCGCACTGAGCCTCCTTTCCGCCTTGAGCATGGGCGCCATGATGGCGGCTCCTGCAGCCTCGGCGATGGCGGCTTCGCCGGCGGATGTTTCGGCCACCCAGTTGGCCGGCAACACCCGCTACGGGACGGCGGTCAAGATCGCCGAACAGATGTACCCGGGCGGGCCGTCCAGCCACACCGTCGTCATTACTTCCGGAGCCGATGCCAACCTGGTGGACGCGCTCACGGCGGCGCCGCTGGCGCGGGCTCTGCACGCACCCATCCTACTGGCCCAAAGCCCGACGGAACTTGGCTCTGATGTATTGAGCTACATCTCGTCGAACGGCATCACCAAGGTGGTCCTGATTGGGGCGGTGGGTGCCAACGCGTCCACCATCGAAAGCCAGCTTCCCAGCGGAGTAAGCGTGGTCGGCAACTATTCGGGCGCGACCCGCTTCCAGACGGCGGCGGCAATCGCTGAGGCTCTCCTCAGCCTCGAAGGGAAGACGTCCTTCTCGACGGTGTTTGTGGCCTCCGGTGAACAGAACAACCTCATCGATGCCCTGGCCGGGGATCCGGTGGCAGCGCGCCTTGGCGACCCCATCCTGCTGGCGGCGAGCTCTGGTAGCACGCTGCCGTCCGCCCGGGAGCAGAGCCTGCTGAGCGGAAGCTCCCAGCAGTTTGTCTTGGGTGCGGCGGCGAGCTACCCGGTGACCACGACCATGAATGGTGCGGTAAAGCTGTTCGGCAACAGCCGTTTCAGCACCGCCACGGCCATCGACACCTACAGCGCGTTCGTGCCCAGTGGTGGCTACTCAACCATCGTGGTAGCCAACGGGGCCCAGAGTCACCTGGTGGATGCCATTGCGGGCGGGCCCTTGGCAGCCAAGGATAACGCGGCCCTGGTGCTGGTGAACGACAGCGCCGTGCCAGATAGCACCAGCTTGTTCCTTCAGAACTCCACCTACGACCAGGCGAGCACCCTCCTGGTACTGGGTGGCCCGGCCTCTATCCCCAGCAGCACCGTACAGGCGGTTTCCGGCCTGGTCGGCTTGACTACCAACCAGCAGCAGGTCCCGGCTGAAGTGAAGCTGACGGCGGCCAGCGCCAATCTGCTTGCCGACGGCTCGGCGAAGGACACGATCACGGTATCGGTGCTTGACGCTAACGGCAACGTCGTCCGGAACTTCAACGGCAGCGTCACGGTGGCTAGCACTACGAATGACATTTATAAGGCCACGGGCAACGTGTCCTCGACGACCGTCAACATCACTAACGGTGTCGGGACCTTCCAGGTCGAGGCCGGCACTTCTGTGGGAGAAAGCATCAGCCTGACGCCGTCGGCCTTGTCGCCAGTGACGACGACCAACAACATCGTCTACAGCGCGGTGACTGTGACCGAGACGGCTCCGTCGGCGACCCAGCTGGCCCTGACGGTGGAAACCGGCTCGCCCACGGCGCTGAGCGCGAACACCCAGACCCCGACGACGCTGGTTCTGTCGGTGGAAGACGCGGCCGGCAACACCTTCAGCGGGGCGCCGGGCGAGTACGTAACGGTGTCGGTTGCGGGGCAGGGGACCCTCGTAGGCGGGGCGACCTCGGAGACGGTCTTTGTGAGCCAGACTTCCACCGTGGTAGTGGAAAGTGTCACCGGCACAGCGGGGACCATTACGGTCGCGGCGGGCGCCTCCGGCCTAACCTCCGCTTCGCTGAGCATTCCCACCTACGTGAACACCGCGCCGGCGTCGCTGGCCATCTCGGCCACGACGGGCACGGATTCCAACGGCAACCCGTACACCGAGTACACGGTGAGCGTGCTTGATACCAACGGCCACCTCATCAGCTACGACTCAGGTACTATTAACGTCTCGGCTAATGTACCGGTGAACCTTGCTAGCCCGTCTAGCATCACGACGTCGTCTCCCAGCATTTTCCTCGGTAGCGTGTCATCCACCGGAACGTTTACCTCTGCGACGGTTGTGAGTGGCACGTTGCAGGCGACATTCCAGAATGGCGTGTACACGTTTGCGGTGGAGACTGACAAGGTGGGTAGCTCGCCGGTCACAATCACCGTAAAGGACACTACCGACAACCTGACCGCCTCGGCCAGCTATACCCTCGTGCCTGGCGCGGCGACGGGGGTCACGGTGACGCCGTCGAGCACGGCAGTCTACGACGTGGAGCCCGGACAGTCGTTTACCTTCATGGCCCAGCTCGTCGACGCATATCAAAACGCCGTATCGGAAGCCGGCCAGAGCGTAGTGTTCGGCTTCACCGGCACTAACAGCGCTGGTGCCACCCTTCCGAACGGCCTCAGCTCGGGCACGTACACAGTAACCACGGGCAGCAGCGGCACGGCTGCGGTAACAGTGACTGTTCCGTCCGGCGCCAGTGCAGGCACTTCCTTCCAGCTCGAAGCGACCTACAACAGTGGCAGTGTGAGCGGGCCTACTATCACGGTAGTCTCGCCCGTAGCCTACGTGAACCTGCTTGCGGTGACAGGAACCCCGACGCAGCCGGTAACCGCCGGGTACGCCGTGCCTACGTTCTACGTCTCCAGCGAGTACGCAGCCGGGGTATTCACCTCGGGTGCGTCTACCGGTGACACGCTCCAGATCACGACGTCGAACTCGGGTGTGGTAACACTGGAGTCTGGCGGAGTTGCAGTAACGGCGTTGACCGTTACCGCGACCGCGAGCTCCAATGGCGTGGCCGTTACCTCAACAACGGGGCCGTCCGCATGGGGCCTTAGTGCCGAGCAGGCCGGCACGGCGACCATCACGGTTACGGACATCTCCAACCCGAGCAAGCCGAGCGTGTCCTTCACCGTGTCGGTTGAGCCTGGACAGGCCACCACCAGCCCGTTGATCGAGTACAATGGCAAACCAATCAGCAGCACCAACGAGCTTACGGTGGCTGCCAACACGCCGGTGGCACTGCAGCTGGTGAATGTCGACGCCGGTGGCAACCCGGTACCTGTAGCCGGCAGCGAGCCGCTGTGGGTGGCGCTGTCTGCCGCGGTTGGCAACTTCGAGGCCACCGATGGCGGGGCTACGGTCAACGCGGTCTACATCCCGGCCGGACAGGACAGCACCACGATTTACTTCGTAGCGCCGACGGCTACCACCATAAGTGGCGGTCTCAACGCTGGTGACATCACGGTAACGGTGGCCCCGGCCGCGGCGACGCTCAATACCACCACACCGAGCGGGACGTTCACGATAACGGTGGCGGCGCCTTCCTGGAGCACGGTATCCGTGAGTGGGCTGACGCTGGTGCTTAGCGAAGTGTACTCGAGCGGAGCCACCTTGGCGATTAGCCCCAGCAGCACGCTTACTACCAACAGCAGCGGGCAGGCAACCTTCACTGCTACAGCTGGCTCCAGCCCGGCCGGTTCCGTGACCGTGTACGCAACTATCAGTGGAACCTCCAACGCAGGGATGACTGACATCACTGAGTAA